Genomic segment of Ewingella sp. CoE-038-23:
CGCGAGTCGCTGCACCACGCGCACCTGACTGAAAACATCACGCCGTTCAACCCAGAGGCGCAGCAGACCTATCAGCAGTTAGAAGGGATGGGAATGAGCCACCAGCAGGCGTCGGGTTGGATTGCGCGGGAGATAACCAATCAGGGGCTGATCATCTCGGCTAATGAAATTTTCTGGCTATCCGGCGGAGCCTTCTTGATATTGCTGGTCTTAATCTGGTTTGCCCGACCTCCGTTTGGCGGTGCGGGTGGCAGCAAGGACGGCGGCGGTGCGCACTAAACCGCTGACTGAACAGGCTTTTCGCCAAACAAAAAGGACGCCCTGAGGCGTCCTTTTTTCATGCTTAAAGCAGCGGGATCTGGCGGGGATTAACCCTGATTCTGACGCCACCAGTCGGCCAGCAAGATGCCGGTCGCGACAGATACGTTCAGACTTTCCACTTTACCGGTACCACCGATAGAGATGTTGATGTCACCCTGCTGCCAGGCGCTGTCGGACAGGCCGTCGCTCTCTTCCCCCAGAACCAACACAATTTTGGCTGGCAGTTCGGCTTTGCCGAGCGCGGTGCCTTTGTGGCTGGAGGTGGTGACGATGGTGTAACCCGCTTTACGGAAGCTGGCCAGCACGTCGAGGAAGTTGTCAGCGCTGATGGCTTTAACGTGTTCCGCGCCGCCTTCGGCAGTACGCACCGCAGCACCAGACTCCAGCAGAGCCGGGTCTTGAACCAGCAAACCTTTCACACCGAAGTGCGCGCAGCTACGCATAATGCCGCCAAGGTTGTGCGGATTACCGACGTTTTCCAGCGCCAGTACGCAATCTTTCGCCGGAGCCGTTTGCAGATAAGTGTCTGCATCCAAGCCCTGACGCTTTTTGATCAGGAAGCAAACCCCGCCGTGGTGCTCGGTGCCAGAAGCTTTCGCCAGCTCGTCATCTTCGACCACGTGGTAGGCTTTGCGATTCGCCGCCATCCAGCGCAGCGCTTCGCGGAAACGTGGCGTCACAGACTGCACGAACCAGGCGCGAACAATGGAGTCAGGACGGCTAGCGAACAGCGCCTGACAGGCGTTTTCGCCGTAGACACGGGTCTCTTCCTGACGCTGACGACGCAGCTGCTCTGGGTCGATAAAGCTTTTGCCGCTGATTCCGCCGTGATCCGGAGCTGACTCATCGTCTGGCGCGCGGGAAACGGTTTTCCACGGAGAAGAATACGGGCCGTCATCGTCACGCGTGGAACGCGCAGGACGAGGTGCATCACGACCTGTACGCTGCGGGCGAGCATCGCCACGACGTGCGTCAGGACCGCGTGAATCACCACGGTTATCGCTGCTACGACGCTCATTGCGGCGGGCATCGTCTGGACGGGATCCTTGGCGAGGTTTATCGCCTGGACGTCCTTTATTGTTGGAAGGACGTTTATCGTTATTGCGGTTATCGCCGTCGTCGTCACTGCGGACGTACATCACTTTGACTTTGCCGTTTTTGCCACTGAATGAATCGTTCATTTCTCTCTCCACCTACGCGCAGGGCGCGAAGATTACCTGATGTCTGTGTGCTAAGCCACTTGCTTTGGACCAAAAGCTTAAAACTATCGTATTCATTGAATAAACCACGTTGTTCGCTCGCCCGCATCTCTCCATACTTACAACAAATAAGTAACATATCAGCCCCGCGGTTACCGCTAACAGGTTCGGGTTGATCCGATCCCATTTGAGCAATACAGAGGCTATTTTATGAATACGATTTGTCCATCATGTCAGGCCACTAATCGCCTGCCAGAGGATCGTATCAATGACGGCGCTAAGTGTGGCCGATGCGGCCATGCCCTATTTTCCGGCAGCGTGGTTCATGCAACTGCCAGTACGCTGGATAAATACCTGCAAGATGATCTGCCGGTGGTTATCGACTTCTGGGCCCCGTGGTGCGGCCCGTGCGTGAGCTTTGCGCCGATCTTCGAAGACGTCGCGCAGGAACGTGCCGGTAAAATCCGCTTCATTAAAGTCAATACTGAAGCCGAGCCGGAGCTGAGTGCGCGTTTTCGCATCCGCAGCATTCCTACCATTATGGTATTCAATGAGGGCAAAATGGTCGACTCTCTGGGCGGTGCCATGCCCAAGACGCCTTTCAACAATTGGCTGAATGAATCATTGTAACGCATAAGTCAGAATTAAGCCCTGACCAATGGCCTGCTTGATGCGGGCCATTGGTTTTTATGCTGACAAGAACCTACCACTTGCGGGCAACGGCGATTAGAATAGCCGGTTTTCCACCCGCGGAATGCTTATGTCAGACAATGCCGTTCTTCGCCTGCGTGCGCAGCGTTTAGCTCAATCTACTCGTCCCTTTCTGGCGCGCGGCTCGCGGGCTATTCGCTGCCAGTCCTGCCTGCTGCCGAAACGCAATTGCATCTGCGCCACGCGGGAGATTCATCAGGCCACCAGCCGCTTCTGCTTGGTGATGTTCGACACCGAACCCATGAAGCCGAGCAATACCGGGCGGCTGATCGCTGACGTGCTGCCTGATACCCAAGCCTTTATGTGGTCGCGCACTGAAACCGATCCGGCTTTACTGGAAGCCATTGCTGACCCAATGCGTCAGGCTTACGTAGTGTTCCCGGCCTCTTTCGCCCAGCCTCCGCGCCAGGTCTTTACTGAAATTCCGGCAGACAGCAAGCCGCCGCTGTTTATCATGCTCGATGGCACCTGGACCGAAGCCCGCAAGATGTTCCGCAAAAGCCCTTATCTGGATAACCTGCCGGTGTTCTCGCTCGATGTGAGTGCTAGCTCCGACTACATCCTG
This window contains:
- a CDS encoding tRNA/rRNA methyltransferase yields the protein MNDSFSGKNGKVKVMYVRSDDDGDNRNNDKRPSNNKGRPGDKPRQGSRPDDARRNERRSSDNRGDSRGPDARRGDARPQRTGRDAPRPARSTRDDDGPYSSPWKTVSRAPDDESAPDHGGISGKSFIDPEQLRRQRQEETRVYGENACQALFASRPDSIVRAWFVQSVTPRFREALRWMAANRKAYHVVEDDELAKASGTEHHGGVCFLIKKRQGLDADTYLQTAPAKDCVLALENVGNPHNLGGIMRSCAHFGVKGLLVQDPALLESGAAVRTAEGGAEHVKAISADNFLDVLASFRKAGYTIVTTSSHKGTALGKAELPAKIVLVLGEESDGLSDSAWQQGDINISIGGTGKVESLNVSVATGILLADWWRQNQG
- the trxC gene encoding thioredoxin TrxC; this encodes MNTICPSCQATNRLPEDRINDGAKCGRCGHALFSGSVVHATASTLDKYLQDDLPVVIDFWAPWCGPCVSFAPIFEDVAQERAGKIRFIKVNTEAEPELSARFRIRSIPTIMVFNEGKMVDSLGGAMPKTPFNNWLNESL
- a CDS encoding tRNA-uridine aminocarboxypropyltransferase, translating into MSDNAVLRLRAQRLAQSTRPFLARGSRAIRCQSCLLPKRNCICATREIHQATSRFCLVMFDTEPMKPSNTGRLIADVLPDTQAFMWSRTETDPALLEAIADPMRQAYVVFPASFAQPPRQVFTEIPADSKPPLFIMLDGTWTEARKMFRKSPYLDNLPVFSLDVSASSDYILREASRPELHCTVEVAAAALEKAGDLAASAGLSRHFTHFRTQYLAGKPHHPVHQLTAKEPESF